The stretch of DNA CGCTAGCTGGGATCCATCCTAAATTTACAATTAAGCCACGAGGTTCATTTGCAACTTTAACAATTATCAAAACATCATACCCAACCCGACCATTAAGTACTTTATTATCTAACAGCCAGTATTTGTGCTTTTCGATAACCCCTTTAAGATGAACGATAACTCCTGTTTTATTCCATTCGTCAGGCATCAACAACGCTTCAGCCAACTGTAACTCGCCCAAACTTGCTTTATCTGCAAGGTAACTTAACGATTGCTGCTTTTCGATTGCGCGGTGATATTGCCACCTTGCAAGACCGCCACAAGATAAGGCTATTAATAAGGTGATTAATAGTGCTATAAATGAGAAGTGAAACGACTGATGCTGTAATCTTATATCCATAAACACCTTTGGAAAGCCCATGGTAATTAAGCTAATTATTATTTTATTATTATTGTTTATTCTTTTTAGTTTGTTTAAAGCATTACTAATTATGATGCGAGCCGACCCAAAAGCCCCTTCAATGTCTCAGTATTTGGGTCGACGAGTACTTATCTCCGTCTTAGTTTTACTCTGTATTTTAATTGCTATGGCTTTTGGCTGGATCACTCCAAACCAAAATCCGTTTATAAAACATAAACAAATACAAACAAACACAGCCACACTACATCTACAAAATGCCAATACCAAGCAGCAGCTTGAAAAGCAAAATGATTCTCAGATGTGAAATGCCCCTTAAAGATGCGTAATAACACGATCAGTAAGATCAGACTGCCCAGTGTTACGTGCATGCCGTGAAAACCCGTCAACAAAAAGAAGGTATTTCCATAAATCCCAGCATCAAGAGTCAGTCCCAAATCTTGATATGCATGAACATACTCTTCGATTTGCAAACCAACAAAAATAATCCCCAACACAACCGTTAATGCCAAAAAAAGCTTTAATTGTGAGCGGTTATCTTTCTCTAAGGCTTGATGCGCAAAATGAATTGTCACGGATGATGTTAATAAGATAACCGTATTAATTAATGGTAAGCCAGTCCACGGCATTGCTTGGGTAGTTTCCCCTGAAGGTGTCGTAAGCAAAGGCCAAACAGCATCAAAAGCAGGCCAAAGTAATTCATGAGTCATCGCATTGTTACTTGCCCCTCCAAGCCAAGGAACCGAAAGCACTCTGGCATAAAATAAAGCACCAAAAAATGCAGCGAAAAACATCACTTCAGAAAAAATGAACCAGCTCATACCTTGTCGGAAAGAGCGATCCATTTGTTTCGAATAAAGCCCCGATGCAGATTCTTCTATTACATTTTTGAACCAGCCATAAAGCATATAAATGATAGTCGCAATACCTACATAAAGTAGGTAATGTGTTAGCCCTGTTGACTCTTCTTTGGTCGAGTTAATAACCGTACTCGCAGCCCCCACAGCGATAAAAAACATCCCAAATGCACCGACGATAGGCCAGCGACTTTGTGCTGGGACATAATATGTTTCATATTCTTGTTTCATTCACAGTCTCCTTAGTTGAGGCAGTTACTGCTTGCTGAATTTGCTCACTGATATCAAAAACAGTATAGGATAAAGTTATTTCTTCAAATTTGAGAGGAAGTGCAGTATCAACATAAAACATAAGTGGAAGATCAGCGACTTCACCTGCAGACAAAGGTTGCTGATTAAAACAAAAGCACTCTATTTTATGGAGATATTTAGCGGCTAAGCCA from Pseudoalteromonas ulvae UL12 encodes:
- a CDS encoding cytochrome c oxidase subunit 3; translation: MKQEYETYYVPAQSRWPIVGAFGMFFIAVGAASTVINSTKEESTGLTHYLLYVGIATIIYMLYGWFKNVIEESASGLYSKQMDRSFRQGMSWFIFSEVMFFAAFFGALFYARVLSVPWLGGASNNAMTHELLWPAFDAVWPLLTTPSGETTQAMPWTGLPLINTVILLTSSVTIHFAHQALEKDNRSQLKLFLALTVVLGIIFVGLQIEEYVHAYQDLGLTLDAGIYGNTFFLLTGFHGMHVTLGSLILLIVLLRIFKGHFTSENHFAFQAAAWYWHFVDVVWLCLFVFVYVL
- a CDS encoding SURF1 family protein — protein: MDIRLQHQSFHFSFIALLITLLIALSCGGLARWQYHRAIEKQQSLSYLADKASLGELQLAEALLMPDEWNKTGVIVHLKGVIEKHKYWLLDNKVLNGRVGYDVLIIVKVANEPRGLIVNLGWIPASDERNFLPAVSFADTEINIKAQIKDGDLAGFYLAHEEEKSSSWPKRIQYIDIDKLARQSAESLLPFMAYSKDSILDIQPHYEPVVMTPQKHKAYALQWGLIGIAAVVVFVFASKVRGNHE
- a CDS encoding DUF2909 domain-containing protein: MVIKLIIILLLLFILFSLFKALLIMMRADPKAPSMSQYLGRRVLISVLVLLCILIAMAFGWITPNQNPFIKHKQIQTNTATLHLQNANTKQQLEKQNDSQM